A DNA window from Leopardus geoffroyi isolate Oge1 chromosome A1, O.geoffroyi_Oge1_pat1.0, whole genome shotgun sequence contains the following coding sequences:
- the LOC123607926 gene encoding glutamate-rich protein 6B-like produces MSAEDDQSSRGTSPLRSATTSQNSTQTISSEEEIEEGECSEKDDLFPEEEEYLEEEEYLEEDNQLEEEKLLKGKAYLYGEGYAKAGEHLQEEKDLGEEYLLGKYLEDEFNMMYSWKSLPILTREPAQGTTFYAAPPFISELSHESPYHDAMPSTSSVQQDGELLAWHDESTQTEWIYETPAKSKSKLKLSTTTLTTEKSDLEVYATPDVAHEEESAPSSSYCY; encoded by the exons ATGTCTGCTGAAGATGATCAGTCATCAAGAGGAACATCACCCCTTCGCTCTGCCACAACGTCCCAGAATTCCACACAGACCATATCTTCGGAGGAGGAGATCGAGGAAGGAGAGTGTTCAGAGAAAGACGATCTATTTCCTGAAGAGGAAGAGTATCTGGAAGAGGAGGAATATCTGGAGGAAGACAACCAGCTGGAGGAGGAAAAGTTGCTGAAGGGGAAGGCGTACCTGTATGGAGAGGGGTATGCGAAGGCGGGAGAGCATCTACAGGAGGAAAAGGACCTGGGAGAAGAGTATCTGTTGGGAAAGTATCTGGAAGACG AATTCAATATGATGTATTCATGGAAAAGCCTGCCTATCCTTACAAg GGAACCCGCTCAGGGGACCACCTTCTACGCCGCCCCTCCTTTCATCTCTGAATTGTCCCACGAGTCTCCATACCATGATGCGATGCCTTCCACATCCTCCGTGCAGCAAGATGGAGAACTTCTGGCCTGGCATGACGAGAGCACGCAGACAGAATGGATCTATGAGA CACctgcaaaatcaaaatcaaaactaaaactcTCCACAACCACACTAACCACTGAGAAGTCAGATTTGGaag TGTATGCTACCCCTGACGTGGCTCATGAGGAGGAAAGCG CTCCCAGCAGCAGCTACTGCTACTAA